AGTTGGAACACTCAACTCACAACGGGAAGATGCCCActcatggaggtctcaatttaactggaggtctatcaaattgtcgccgtataccccggtaggctttgatctcattacgaaacgggactaaaacgatgagttaggctttaccttggatcggttttcacccttcATCCTActtaagaggttactgctgatcattaTATTGTggtttataattcaagatgattggcATTGGAACTCCAGgatcgtgtagtagttggcccctttttcgctctgtagttaagaaaacacgtctgattcactttcaaggagtgcttggatgtttctggcaaccactcacatcaaaaatattttggaactttacacgaattcttgtcacttgtaacttttattcgaacaagtcaaatttcgcagttcgtccatcttgtaacccccgtttacctcaacttggacagctgaaaaacttgaacaataggaaaatagtgctggtagacaggaattcctcaaCATACAGCTAAAGactggccatgttcctccctataatttcgaatgtctatggcgaggaaatttgcctggcttggagagcgcgaccatgatttttttcaatttctgttcGGGAGGCTGAGTTCagtggtttctaaaatttccggTATACTATTGGtatacatttggcggcgtcaaatatgtccagtgtaacgtcgtccatggccCATTCAATGAGAAGTAAAGTAAACAAACAGAGTTCAAACTCCAATGGAACTTTAGTGCGGTCTTCAATTTCCACCTTTAACACTATTTCTAGATTCAAGACAACAACCAAgacttcaaaaaattgaaaatgtaataatGATTCTTCAGAGTTTTTTCGTTACTCAAAACTAGCGACCGAGTGGGTTAATATACATTTACAATGACAGGTTGTTCCTCAACATGTATATAGTACGTACACCATATTGTAtaatggaatggaatttcaaaaacaaattcgtCAAcatgttcttgttccatttcagagATTCCATTCAGAGCCAACGACGGGAAAGTGAGCCCTTGAGGTGCGTTGTTTGTGGAGAAGACTTCAAAGAGCGCCATCACCTAACCAGACATATGACTGCTCATCAAGATAAAGCCAAATCCACTCAACCAGAATCAAAGGCCAAGGTTgctccctctccttctccctgtccttctccttcttcctcttctctccttctGCCTTCTCGTTCCTTGCCCATGAAAAGTGGCGGGCTTGACGGCTcattttttggcactttttagATCTTTAGAAGCACACTTGAAGATCAAGaggaattgaaaatggccttaaaattcattcattccatgttttcttttatccaCCATAACCATTGATGTTTCTGCCAATTTGATGACTTCAACACAACATTTCTAATCTGGGTCTTGAAATGAAGACGCTCCGCAGCTGGAAAAGATGTACTCTCCCCTCTCTAGAAAGAAGATGGGTTTGCTGGTACTGGATAATCTACTACATACAATAAATGTAGCTGGTCAATGTTGGCCTTGTTTCATCCCCTTCCAAGACAAGAGGGAAGTGTGAGGGAAGTATGCGGTTGCATACCTTTCTACGTCTGGTCCAATGGGTTGCTAATAATCCCGTGTGATTCCGTTCTCTGCACTAGTTACTCCTTTCCTTTCGTGTTAATGTTATAATTGATGTCTCAATAAAAAGCCAGATCACGCTCACGGTTAGCCATCGTGCTGATCGGAAAGCATTTCATTCAAGGTAACTTATGAGTCCTCGTCTCGTTTCGTCTTTCACGCTCGTGGTTAATGAGGTCGTTTAATAATAACAAATGCACCCGTAAATCTCGCTGAACTCGGGTTTTCTCGTATAAAACGATGCTGGAGCGCTCCAAGACGTCAGAGGTTTCAGTTCATCTCTCCATCCAACAACATGAAGCAACATCCAATCGTCACCAGTTCAATGTCCATGGTTGTCCTCGTGGGTCTTTTATCATCTCAAGGGGGCGTCCTCGCCAACTCATTTCGAGGCAGCTTATTCACGCCACTCAAAAACGATGAACACCCCTGTGTGGCTGAGAATCTCAAGGTACAAAGCACTCAAACCGTGTTCTGCTTAGTGAAATAAATAATGCACACTGGACTCACTGAGCTGAGAGAAGAAATTCctaagaagaaaaagatgaaggaGTACAACGGAATACTTTTAAGGCTtgtacagggtgtaaagaaattaagggcctccatggctgtttttcacaacatttctccatgctcaaagatttttttgacattaaaccacaagcattccttaagagaaactgttaagtacctagtgacatattacaaatggtctatcgatatcctggaggcgatgggtagccctctgataaagtgccgtcaaaacaatgtctgaaaattcaagtgagcgcagtctgaaggtcagaaccaaggttaagggcatcctgaaggccggtaaaGACAAGGGAACgtttggtgagcctttcagtgatcATCCTTCAACGATTTGAGAGTGGAGATCCTCATGCAAATGctataaatccttttagaacagaccagGCTAATGGCCGAAGTCTGTTCTCAAtcagactcaatctttaggtgggcaaacatcagaaggttaccaatctcctttggagtgaaTTCGGATCAgtcgtggtatggtgttaggtttttcaataatcccttttattaaaaactggagattcaaactgatcaagtcattctttgagttagggggttggattttcagaagcgacaaagagcggcccttaatttctttccaccctgtacataCATGCAGTGTGGTAGATGACTGGTTCAAACAGTTGAATGAGTGATATTTGAGGCAGAAagcatattatgaacaaaaatgtcagcATTGCTTTTGGGCGAATTCAAGATATGTATTCGTCACAATCTAAGGACCTCACAAACATGGGAAACGCATTTCTTTTCTAAGCATGATACTTAAGGCTCCTTCTGCACATATCTCTTCATGTGCGGCCCTTTGACGTTTCAAAAATCCTAGATATCTTccttttcaatgcaaaacGAAAACTAATCTTTAGTTGATCTGACTTGACGGATTGAAAAGCATACACATAATTGTCGTATTGAGAACAAGATCGTTTTTAACCAATTCATTAATCATCATCCTAGGAATCTCACCGTTACTTGTGCGATGACGACGCCAATGTGATCTGCTTGTCCGGATGGCGAGAACAGGAGGATGAGCAGCTCCAGGATCTTCGGAATCCGTGCCCGATCCCAGTTTGCGACTACAACGGGGAGACGTGCCTCCACGGCGAATGCGTAAGACCCAACGTGTGCGCCTGCAAAGTCGGATGGTAAGATCTCAAATGCCACTGGAAAAGATCGTTTTACCTGCTGACCTGGATCTGGCCTTGTTGCAGGGAAGGTCATTTGTGCGACACTTGCATTCCTCTGCCCGGATGCGTTCATGGATCTTGCAACAGTTCGTTCGAGTGCAACTGTGCGGCCAATGCCAAGGGCGTTCAATTATGGGAGGGAGCTTTTTGTGATAAACGTAAGTAAGCCGCTTGACCAAGCCTGACGAGAGAAGTTCACTTCCCTTGTTCTCTcccaggaaaaaaaagaaggccaatccactttttctttcatttgtattTGTTTGATAGCTGCTTGCGCCAACTGTGATGCCCGACATGGACAATGCTTCGAGCCATTGGTGTGCACGTAAGTGGTTGTTACTAGATTGCTTTTTCTCCCTCTGTTCCTCCGAGTTCCGGCAAAGTCGTCTTGTGGAATAATATTGCGATGTGGCTCGGGTTATACTACATTTGTATGCGATCGTATCTGAACATGGCCTCAAAAAGTTAGCTCGACTTTAGATTATCTCGAACTCAGAGTCTTCGCGAATGGCAACGAAAAGTTTCGACGGCCCTTTTACTCGCTCCTTTTCAACTCCAAGCCAGCTTCCAATTTTAACTTGTTGATGTTTTCCACTGCCTTCGTCTGCATCCACTCAGACAAAAGATTCTGTCCACTGACAGACCCTTCCAAGGGTTTCCTTTCCCTCAAACTCCTCACCCAGGACAGATACTTACCGAGGATCTCAAATGCTGTCTATGTATggaccatagataacttcatatggttatggttttctatggtatGGACGTACGTATGCTCAGCGTATTTGTCATTCCATCTACAGCTGTCACGATGGTTGGGAAGGCGACGAGTGCAAGACTTGTATCAAGCTTCCGGGATGCTTGAATGGAGATTGCGAGGATGGCCGACCCAACACTTGCCAATGTCACGATGGCTGGACCGGCCATCTCTGTGACGAACCCATTTGTAGCGAAGGCTGCCACGAGCACAACGGATATTGCGAAGAGGTGGGTGCCATCGCTCTTTTTGGTCACATTTAACACGTCTCGATACCAACTCGAAGCGCGACAAACAAATTCGCTAATGTAGAGTGTTTAACAAGTTGACAAGTTCATTTGAGCATGAACTTTATTTAAGTTTAGTAGAGCACTGAGTGCTCTAAAACACAATACAATTTTTCTGGTGCACTTCATCCCCAAGTCACCCCGGATCTGgttattgttttttgaacAGCCTTTCACATGCTTGTGCAAAACCGGTTGGGAAGGCGATCTCTGTGGTCAATGTGTGCCCTATTGGCAATGCCCAACTGCTGGAACCTGTGTGGAACCGAATCAATGCATCTGTGCCGAGAGTGTGGAAGACAACGGATATTGCAACCGAGACATCATTAATGGTAATCGTGTCCACCTGCGTATCGTACTCTCCGGGATTTTGTCCCCTGGGACTCGACCTATGCTGTACTGTactctctttcttctcaacAGGCGATCGCTACGAGGATTTCGGAGCGTGCAGCAACCCTTGTCGTCAGAACAGTGCTGTGGCCATCTCCAAGGCCGGAACGCGGACCAGGAAATGCCGATGGTCGCCAGATGGTCCTTGTCAAGATATTGAAGAGCCCTGTTATGGCAATCACACCTGGATCCTGTCCACTTCCAGTCGATCCAATGCCCAGCGGTGCATTTACAATCCCGGCAATGGCGACGAGATCTTCGAACAAGAGGCGGAAGAGGTCACACAAGCCGAGACCGCTGAGGGCAATCCCTAAACTGAATGGACTTCTCGATTCCATGGATGTTCCACCGATGATGAATTGTTCCCTCCAACAGCCCTTTCTACCTTGCTTAGATCGATGATTAGCTTTGAGCCTCCCTTCGAAATTTCGAGATTGGACACGCAATCCAGGTTTTCCGACATCATTTTATTATCATTGTCACATTCAGTGTTTGTTCCGATTATTAACAGCAATATAGAGCATATGTGTGTATTATACATTGGCTGACATTGTCTTCATGCGGATTGGACACACGTATTCAACTCACACATCTTGTGAGGAGTCATGATTAAAAAGAGACGAGAGACAAAAagaaaggtcaaacaaattgCATCTATAGTTGGGTAGACTGGTAGTACGTGGCGTTGTACGGAGAAGGAATTGGAAATGCCttgaggggggggggtgtcactttgtccaaaattgacatCCAAGATTCATCTACACTCAGATACCACCAGATGATGGCCATCATCAGTCCGTCATGTTCAGCGAGGAAACTCGCCAATCATGGTTCTGGTTCGCACCCAATCAATGTGCGAATCTGCCAAGGAATGGAGCTTTCACTCACTGACAGTGACACTAGCCCCTTTGGCCCACGACAAGTATGGATATTAGGCCTTCTGGCACACGCTCTTGAATAGCTTGGTCACCTCTTCGCGAAATTTGGAACTCAGAGCGCAATAGATGAGGATGTTGATGGAGGAGTTGGTGATCAGGAGGAGATGACTGATGCAAGTCAGAACGAGAGACCATTGAGGAAATGGCTGAAAGCCCGaactgaaatcaaaagcccaaaGTGACGTGAGGACGTGTGTCCACTGGAATTAATTACCGACTGATTGTTGTTCGTGCTGCTGGAATTGCTTGATCAATTGGATTCTGACACAATTGCTTGAGCACGAACTGGACTATGTATACGCATATATAGTTGTGCCCATATTATCTACTGAATTTCGAATCTGACTCGACCTCTGCGCTCATTTCGACATAATAAATAACAAGGGACCCCCAAGAATGGTCAATCGTAAACAACTCGCTTTACTGGGAAGCTCAAGGTTTCTCAAACGTCTTTTAAGTGTCCACATGTTTCTGAGATTTGTTCTCCTGGCTTGTTCATATGGAATGTATGGATGTGATTCAGAGAAACTCTCGGTATGTTTGAGAACGGTGGATTTTTCATTACGAGAGAAATTGCTTCATCGACATTTACAGACGGCTCAAGGACATCATTTCGCCGTGTTCAATAACCGAACAACCGCACcaacgaggacgaggacgaaggGGACTCTGGCTCTCTCGTTGAGGATTCCGAAAAGCGACGAAATTAGATCGGTAATTAACTGCCTCCCTCCAACTACCTAACGAAGTACTCCTAGTTCGTCTTACCTTCGACAGAGGACTGCGTTTCGAATGGTAATGAGCTCGTAGATGTTCAAGACCAGTCTTGGAGAGTGGCATATGAGAAACACCAGAATGTAGCCCATGAAAATGGAGGCTGGAACGGGAAATGTGAGGATGAGAACAAACAACACTGAACAATCATGTATGTAGCAGGTACTCTATTCTACTGTAGAagtatgtactcgtatgtgCATGAGGTACGAGGGCAACTTTTGCGGTgcgttcatttcattttcagttatGGAACAGGCCATGGACCCGATGATATATTGATTTCTGATAGGTCAATGCCTGTTGGCATCcgtttgaaaataaatcaaatgcGAAAGAGGCCCTGGGGATGGTGGGTTTGATTACTTATTGGACATCCATAATGCCGCTCCATTGTCCCCTGTGTTGCCGGGGTCTTAACTCTGGAACGACGATATTCATACAAAATTCGGTACCAAACCCAGAGCCAGCAGGTTAGGTGCTCTCGTCAGAAAGACCCAAGTCACTCCCGAGACTCGCGAGACTCTCGAGACTCAAAGGAGTCGTCGTAATGgaaactttcttttttctttctttgaaagtaATTTGTCAGCTTTACTCACTTCCTCTCACTTTTCCTTGGGTCTGTCTTGAACTTTGTGGAACGTGAGAGGGGCTCACAAAATGCAGATCTGGACGAGCATTTACGACCAACGaggctttcatttcaaaggaagaaaaaacaacTGTCAAGCCAGATCTAGTTTATGGGAACGAACTTTATTGTCAGGGAACAATGTTTTGCAACCCTCCAGACGACCAGTGATACGCCCACTGGAGAGAATTGCGGGATTTGGGGACCAGAGTTCAAGTTCCCTAAATGTTATCTAAAATCTCACAAAAATTAGCTTGTAACCCACGATTTGACGATATGACCAAGTCGATCACTTTACAGTTCTGGTAAAAGAGACCGAAAACAAATCGCTTTGGGGgacatttcaaacatttgacTGATTTTTCAGTTCTttgcttcaaatatttttcaaatctaaaaCACAATGTTGGCAAAAAAAGGACAGACAGcatctgcatttttttctcttcttaaTGTATTTATGatgttttccatttctttcaatATTCGAAAACATCAGTTACTTTCAAAGTGCATTTATTTATAAATACGTAGTCCTAATTAGCTGAAAAAAGTGTGCCCTTTATTGTAGTAAATACGATTActatcaaaatatgtttcgATTTTCCTTTCTAGCAGTAGGAGACTTTAGCCTGGTTTTGAATAAGAGCCAATAATGGCTTTTTATTTGTGAAACTTCTGAAGGAAAACAGATATTGCCTGGAGAAAGAAGCAGGAGGATGAGTGGTTGGTTGTATCGGAACAATTTCTGGGCATTGGGATGAAATCCGACCGTTGAGTTACACTGTGTATCTACTCGTACAGTACAGTAAGTACCAATTGTATACCAATACACTACAACAAAACGCACTCCATCTAAGTCCAAGTGAGTCAAATCCAAAGCATTTGGTCGAAATGTCGCCCTGTTACACGATATCCCGTCGTTTTGCGAGAACATTGCCTTTATAATCCTGTCAGCACTTCCTGAGAACGGCCAGGGATCCCAGGGTTACTTGGCcaaatgacgatgatgatgaagatggtgaGGGGTATCTATCGTTCAACGCTAAACGTTACGTGAAAATATTCCTCCTTTTGcattaaaaacatattttactCAAACGCATATTTTAAAACTTTTTGTGTCCTCATGTTTAAGCAGTTGGATCGACTGAATGCTTTTTccacaaaaaatgtcaaaaataagtCCCTCACTGGGGTCCAAAAATAGTTCGTTTAGGTAACTGCAAGTTTTAAAATCATGATTACAAGTCGATATTGAAAGCTAGTGATTTAATTAATGGAAATCATCTAAAAATCTTCGAAAAAGGAAGTGTGCCTTTTTTCGGTGGTCAGTGTATCCTTTGATCGGTGGCAACATCAAAACGAACACCGTCTAAAAAGATTCAAGCTACTCAAAAGTCCTTTTAGATTTGTCCTCTGGCTTTCCACTTACTCGTGCCTCAAATATCATTGGGTCAGCAGGATAATACTTTTAGACTAATACTTGCGTAGTAAGTGTTTGTAAAATGTAACGCTGAAGTGGTGGAATGACGAAAAACAAATCTAATTGAACTTTAATGCAGCGTGGTAGTAGATTTACTGCATTCATTTTGTAAAGCAAATATAACTGCCAAATTGTAACATGAAAATCCTTCCCAGTTTCTGAtaactttttctttcatccacTCTCAGCGCTGATGAGAAAAATATATGAGAAACAAACAAGAATATTCAGCtttgatttgcaaaatgaatatttgacatttggttGTCTGACAACATTTTAAGTTGAACTTGGACATGAATGTCTAGTCAACACCACCACTCACATGTGCTACATTCAAGGTTTAGCCAAATCTGCCATTCATTATGGTGAAGAATGCGTTCTAGTACGAGTACTATATGCTGTTGGTGTTTCCAATACAACCACCCACTCATCCACCAGGATTCAATTACATAAAGGCCTCACTTCATAAAAGACCATCAGACATTGGCGATCACACGCCAAAAAGGGTCATTCAAGTTTTATATACAGTATTACGTCATAATGGTAATGATGGAAACACTTTGCCCGGTTCATGTGGGAAAGAAAGCTTGCTTTTTATACCAGCAATCCCTTTCATGAATTCCATTGGTGGTATTCCAAATAGTACAATAATGTTGGTGAAGAATCACAGCTCAGCCGTCTATGGGCACAAATTGACCATTAGTATTGTTCATTCCATATCCATTAATAACGAACCACTTCAGCCCTTTCATTGGACCAACAAAAAGTTGATGTTGGACAAAGTGGCAAATTGAGTGACAGCATCCTGATAGGATTGAATCGAGGTCTGAGATTTAATTTCCGTCTCGTCTACCTCAAACTGAataatagggcttgtcaagtaaacgcgttcatgaacagctgatgttattccatggagtaaaatcaaagacaacatgaccaaccaaactgcactgtgcatgcagtgaaatttgacatttattccattttacatgcttgtctaagcaaatagcactgtggtattgagccgatttgatagtgcgttcaccaaatcataccaaacatgttcattttgtgatgtttgtcttagttctccctcctcaaaatcagggagccggaccacatttttccttgaatttccttcacttctcACTACTGATGAAACAATGTGAACCTTTTCAAGCCTGATACATTCTGATACAAGGCTTGGTTCAAGCTTGCTTGAAAGTGGCCATGACGCCGATGGTTGCCTGAAGGCGACAAATCCACCGTCCAAAGGTGCCCACCATGAAAATCACATACATTCTATTTCTTTATTCTATGCCATGCAACCAACACACATTTCTTTTGCTGTggtcaaaaagttttgattcaaattacACTAACGTGGGAACAAGCTTTCTAATGATAAATGGCGTAGCTCTGGTTGGCTCTTTTCTAATGTGCAGTCTTATTTTGGTTGATGGTCATGCTataaaaaaagatcaaagttctgatgggaaaagggcatgTAGCAAGTCATCACCGACACCCAAgctctacttgtttacaagcaaagcttgccaaagtactagaacttgtccaagtagAGATCAACTGTTAACAAAGGGAGCCCAGATGattagctcaggaaaaccgcaaaatgaaGAGTTTTTGTTCGtagctaaagtcagattggcagaaacaaaccaagcattgaaccaaagccatgtTGCAGCGTCATTGTTGGTGCACATTGCTGCTAATACTCCATTAGTTGATTTCATTTGCCCaggtataaaatttcttgcttaagtttggccacaccattttcccccaagtgtctgtgtacaaatccaagttggggcaagttaagcactggactacttgccctgtcagttcttgcttcacatcagtagaTCAAAGTTCCTCTGATGCAGTGTGACCCAACACAAGAATCGCCGGAACatattttaaaaacatattttcttgcCACTTCCATTTAGAAATGTGCCGCTAGattaattttcatgttttcagtGCCATGGGCAAACCTGAACACAATTTACATTTACGTATGAGCACATTTAAACGGTTGTGATatgtaattttgaaaaaaagcagtttgatcaatttgctAATTAGTCATCAATCATCTTGGTCAAATGGGCTGATGTTTTGATAGCGCACAATGGAGACGTGTtaagtaccggatcggatttcagctgtgtgaggtagtcaggctgcgccacaatccTAGCAAGAACtgcatgattttagcacatccagtgcttccaaattttcattgacaaaattgttcgccatctTAGTAAATTGTTCGagaattattttgaaccatttaagtccagcattcatttgctaaagatgACAATACATggtaattgacaaaaattgccgaaaatacgaaaaaaatatttgctgcCAACTTTTTGTAATaagtaagaagtgtggtgacacttccttcatggtagaaccagagggcgcactagtatgaaatcccaaatctttACACGTCTCTGTGGTGGTCATTGGTCCTTTGACCTGGGATCAA
This Tigriopus californicus strain San Diego chromosome 12, Tcal_SD_v2.1, whole genome shotgun sequence DNA region includes the following protein-coding sequences:
- the LOC131892333 gene encoding neurogenic locus protein delta-like, with translation MKQHPIVTSSMSMVVLVGLLSSQGGVLANSFRGSLFTPLKNDEHPCVAENLKESHRYLCDDDANVICLSGWREQEDEQLQDLRNPCPIPVCDYNGETCLHGECVRPNVCACKVGWEGHLCDTCIPLPGCVHGSCNSSFECNCAANAKGVQLWEGAFCDKPACANCDARHGQCFEPLVCTCHDGWEGDECKTCIKLPGCLNGDCEDGRPNTCQCHDGWTGHLCDEPICSEGCHEHNGYCEEPFTCLCKTGWEGDLCGQCVPYWQCPTAGTCVEPNQCICAESVEDNGYCNRDIINGDRYEDFGACSNPCRQNSAVAISKAGTRTRKCRWSPDGPCQDIEEPCYGNHTWILSTSSRSNAQRCIYNPGNGDEIFEQEAEEVTQAETAEGNP